In the Streptomyces sp. NBC_00525 genome, one interval contains:
- a CDS encoding TIGR02680 family protein yields MTTVPLPRQRTPEPEHDRWRMNRAGIVNVWFYYDQRFDLSGGRLVLRGSNGSGKSRALEMLLPFVLDADRRRMDATGSGKVRLEDLMRAGGEGQPNRLGYVWLELTRTTAAEIAVEYLTVGALVRYSHSTKEAKAWYFLTPLRVDDDLTLMDPGRIPLSREGLIEAIGADRLTASPETHRDRVRAAVFGLHGDQGRERFDGLLQLLHTLRSPDVGNRIDEGRLPQILSDALPPLSESAIARAGEELDGLEEMRAALGRLETSYNHVADFLKVYARYTTGVLCEAADDALTAASTSQQADHTAAERAAEHERLTGEHAAKQAQEEELQGLCEELRATTTGIRESTQYKAARELGERDKTVQALASAANSALEAAAFVRREEDRAARTSNQVAGDLQSHAQETQELAHRATALLKQAGLDTPVPSRLAVRLGKPPAVTEPVRTAPESDPEPHTRPMVLCVEPPAVEAQAALEETGRAAGAARAAASTRAQQAEVRGRDARRLRSEHEQVMRQRDRAEDCAASAAQSEERALTAAGERDDEAVALALAWREWAGAPETAHLLGDVGWAATPVGEALKTLEAWAGGPDDGRGAEEQLARLDATASQAAFPARTRHARQLSALQTEAEADADLRRGLLGEAKALQQEHDPAPPGPPWLNQVVDGAVPLWRVLEFVPGTDAQTQAGVEAALLASGLLHASFTADGDVVALDGQLLIRAQGPTVLESLRRVVTVADDCGVPRQQIEAVLHRIALSPGHSTWVSPDGSWGNGPLTGRHQLPCARFIGAAARAAARAARLAEIGQHLAQLEQAAQLRSEKRERLDSSLRRLEEYLLLAPQSARLATLRLRASSARQDASALLREAEQMRVKAEEAEREWSARQHSHREVCAALGLPDAPVGLEAVQSAAGFAEHACTELERSSEALGRLFERHRHLVGEGAEMAASRKEAEERAESACRAWSREAAAVAALRDSLGADPQEIHDRLSEAERALVKAEQDLRRIQQAVHGLNGSKAAAEARTRQADEDSLRARQELLRCTQILHGRVSQPATAVALTSDPKAHGALLSVTASPGDISSAVQAVKACLRAPQSTADATALIRAQSVLERNTAGAFDVIVTVDEGFHVVEVADATGRQHVAQAAVSLKERRDRGRNALTQRERTAFHNFVLGGMAQELRSRIGEARKLVSGMDTSLGTISTSHGIGVNIRWRLADGANERVQRVLDLLKRDVVMLKDRESEELIDLLKNLVDDANAASPEAGYAAHLRTALDYRVWHAMDIIITGPNPGQERKISRRAKLSQGETRFVSYVTLFAAADAFLSSLPDAGRALRLILLDDAFAKVDHATVGELMALLVRLDLDFVMTGHALWGFYPEVPAIDAYEVRRAEGTAAITTHVHWDGRTRHLRAA; encoded by the coding sequence ATGACCACCGTTCCACTCCCCCGGCAGCGTACGCCCGAACCGGAGCACGACCGCTGGCGGATGAACCGCGCCGGGATCGTCAACGTCTGGTTCTACTACGACCAGCGTTTCGACCTCTCAGGGGGCCGGCTCGTCCTGCGCGGCTCGAACGGGTCGGGCAAGTCCAGGGCACTTGAGATGCTGCTGCCCTTCGTGCTGGACGCCGACAGACGGCGCATGGACGCCACCGGCTCAGGAAAAGTCCGCCTGGAAGACCTCATGCGCGCAGGCGGTGAGGGACAGCCCAACCGCCTGGGATACGTATGGCTGGAGCTCACCAGGACCACCGCGGCAGAGATCGCCGTCGAGTACCTCACCGTGGGTGCGCTGGTGCGCTACTCCCACAGCACAAAGGAGGCCAAAGCGTGGTACTTCCTCACGCCGTTGCGAGTCGACGACGACCTCACCCTGATGGACCCTGGCCGCATTCCGCTTTCCCGGGAAGGCCTTATCGAGGCTATCGGGGCCGACCGCCTCACCGCCTCACCCGAAACCCATCGCGACCGCGTCCGAGCCGCTGTGTTCGGCCTGCACGGCGACCAAGGCCGGGAACGATTCGACGGGCTTTTGCAGCTTCTGCACACACTGCGCTCTCCCGACGTAGGCAACCGCATCGACGAAGGGCGCCTGCCTCAGATCCTCTCCGACGCGCTTCCGCCCCTGTCCGAGTCCGCCATCGCACGCGCGGGTGAGGAACTCGACGGCTTGGAGGAGATGCGCGCCGCACTCGGCCGGCTCGAGACTTCCTACAACCATGTCGCCGACTTCCTGAAGGTCTACGCCCGTTACACGACCGGCGTGTTGTGCGAGGCAGCCGACGACGCCCTCACAGCTGCGTCGACCTCGCAACAGGCGGACCACACGGCCGCAGAGCGCGCAGCAGAGCACGAACGGCTGACCGGCGAGCACGCGGCGAAGCAGGCGCAGGAAGAGGAGCTCCAGGGCCTGTGTGAGGAGCTGCGAGCCACCACCACCGGGATCCGTGAATCCACGCAGTACAAGGCAGCACGCGAGCTCGGCGAGCGCGACAAGACCGTCCAGGCCCTCGCCTCAGCCGCCAACAGCGCCCTTGAAGCCGCCGCATTCGTGCGCCGTGAAGAAGACCGAGCCGCACGCACAAGCAATCAGGTGGCCGGGGACCTGCAGAGCCACGCCCAGGAAACCCAAGAACTCGCGCATCGTGCCACCGCCCTGCTCAAACAAGCCGGCCTGGACACGCCGGTCCCCTCGCGGCTTGCCGTCCGGCTCGGCAAGCCGCCGGCAGTGACCGAGCCGGTGCGCACCGCGCCGGAGTCCGACCCCGAGCCGCACACCCGTCCCATGGTGCTGTGCGTCGAACCCCCCGCTGTCGAGGCGCAGGCCGCTCTGGAAGAGACGGGCCGGGCCGCGGGTGCTGCCAGGGCGGCTGCCTCGACGCGCGCCCAACAGGCTGAGGTCCGCGGCCGTGACGCCCGCCGCCTGCGCTCTGAGCACGAGCAGGTCATGCGTCAGCGCGACCGGGCGGAGGACTGCGCCGCATCCGCTGCCCAGTCAGAGGAACGGGCGCTGACAGCTGCAGGCGAACGGGATGACGAAGCGGTTGCTCTGGCTCTCGCCTGGCGTGAATGGGCCGGCGCCCCTGAAACGGCGCACCTGCTGGGCGACGTCGGCTGGGCCGCAACACCGGTCGGCGAAGCACTGAAGACACTCGAGGCATGGGCGGGCGGGCCCGACGACGGCCGAGGGGCCGAGGAGCAGCTGGCCCGTCTCGACGCCACTGCTTCGCAGGCCGCCTTCCCCGCTCGTACACGGCACGCCCGGCAGTTGTCGGCCCTGCAGACCGAGGCAGAGGCAGACGCGGACCTGCGTAGGGGCCTGCTCGGGGAAGCAAAGGCACTTCAGCAGGAACACGACCCCGCTCCCCCGGGGCCGCCCTGGCTGAACCAGGTCGTGGACGGTGCCGTGCCGCTGTGGCGTGTCCTGGAGTTCGTGCCCGGAACCGATGCGCAGACCCAGGCCGGTGTGGAAGCTGCCTTGCTGGCGTCGGGCCTGCTGCACGCGTCGTTCACTGCGGATGGCGACGTGGTGGCCCTGGACGGTCAGCTGCTCATCAGGGCCCAAGGGCCCACGGTCTTGGAGTCTTTGCGGCGTGTGGTGACGGTGGCAGATGACTGCGGAGTACCGCGTCAGCAGATCGAGGCTGTCCTGCATCGGATCGCCCTATCTCCGGGGCACTCGACCTGGGTGTCGCCCGACGGATCGTGGGGAAACGGGCCTCTGACGGGTCGCCATCAGCTTCCCTGTGCCCGTTTCATCGGAGCTGCGGCGCGGGCTGCCGCGAGGGCGGCACGCCTGGCTGAAATCGGGCAACACCTTGCCCAGCTCGAGCAAGCAGCTCAGCTGCGTAGCGAGAAACGGGAACGGCTGGACTCTTCTCTGAGGCGCCTGGAGGAGTATCTTCTGCTCGCGCCGCAATCCGCCCGGCTGGCGACGCTGCGGCTGCGAGCCTCGTCCGCCAGGCAGGATGCATCCGCCCTGCTGCGCGAGGCGGAGCAGATGCGGGTCAAGGCCGAGGAGGCTGAGCGGGAATGGTCGGCCCGTCAGCACAGCCATCGCGAGGTCTGTGCTGCGCTGGGACTGCCGGATGCCCCGGTGGGGCTGGAGGCCGTGCAGTCCGCTGCGGGCTTTGCCGAGCACGCCTGCACGGAGCTGGAGCGCTCGAGTGAAGCACTGGGCCGGCTCTTCGAGCGCCACCGCCATCTGGTGGGCGAGGGGGCCGAGATGGCTGCGAGCCGCAAGGAAGCAGAGGAGCGGGCCGAGTCAGCCTGTCGGGCCTGGTCCAGGGAGGCGGCAGCGGTGGCGGCGCTACGAGACTCGCTGGGAGCTGACCCTCAAGAGATCCATGACCGTCTCTCGGAAGCTGAGCGAGCTCTTGTGAAGGCGGAGCAGGACCTGCGCCGGATTCAGCAGGCCGTCCATGGGCTCAACGGCAGCAAGGCTGCCGCTGAAGCCCGCACCCGGCAAGCCGACGAGGACTCCCTCCGGGCTCGGCAAGAGCTCCTCCGGTGCACACAGATCCTGCATGGGCGTGTGTCACAGCCGGCCACGGCCGTCGCTCTCACATCCGATCCAAAGGCGCACGGCGCATTGCTGTCGGTCACGGCATCGCCCGGCGACATTTCCTCCGCCGTACAGGCGGTGAAGGCTTGCTTGCGTGCCCCCCAGAGCACCGCAGACGCCACTGCCCTGATCAGGGCCCAGTCCGTGCTGGAACGCAACACCGCCGGCGCCTTCGACGTCATCGTCACGGTCGACGAGGGGTTTCATGTCGTAGAGGTGGCCGACGCCACGGGCCGCCAACACGTCGCCCAGGCAGCCGTCTCGCTCAAAGAGCGCCGTGACCGAGGCCGCAATGCACTCACGCAGCGGGAGCGCACCGCCTTCCACAACTTCGTTCTCGGCGGCATGGCCCAGGAGCTGAGAAGTCGCATCGGGGAGGCCCGCAAGCTGGTTTCAGGCATGGACACTTCCTTGGGCACCATCTCCACCAGCCATGGCATCGGGGTGAACATCCGCTGGCGTCTGGCCGACGGCGCGAATGAGAGAGTCCAGCGTGTACTCGATCTCCTCAAGCGCGACGTCGTCATGCTCAAAGACCGAGAGTCCGAGGAACTCATCGACCTGCTCAAGAACCTGGTGGACGACGCAAATGCCGCGTCGCCCGAAGCCGGGTACGCCGCCCATCTGCGCACGGCCTTGGACTATCGCGTCTGGCACGCCATGGACATCATCATCACCGGCCCCAATCCAGGCCAGGAGCGTAAGATCAGCCGCCGCGCCAAGCTCTCCCAGGGCGAGACCCGGTTCGTGTCTTATGTGACCCTGTTCGCTGCCGCTGATGCCTTCCTGAGCAGTCTGCCCGATGCTGGGCGGGCTCTTCGGCTCATTCTCCTCGACGACGCCTTCGCGAAAGTCGACCACGCCACCGTCGGCGAGTTGATGGCCCTCCTGGTCCGCCTGGACCTGGACTTCGTCATGACCGGCCACGCGCTGTGGGGGTTCTACCCTGAAGTACCGGCAATCGACGCCTACGAGGTACGACGTGCAGAAGGCACGGCTGCGATCACTACGCACGTGCACTGGGACGGCCGCACCCGGCACTTGCGGGCTGCGTGA
- a CDS encoding TIGR02679 family protein: MPSPQFLLPDATRAYLSHPSLEMLWAAARKRLEGNRLSPTGTVQVLLDSEGAERLQGILGRPVEPGMRRVSLAALETALRSSSAACGLVSAVADLTGHPLRDRAAASAAHSAQWTAMWQKADEQLSKEGLADEPWIALWLQGIRNAGVLTRVGAEAAARAMAGCVRALSVLRPNLDPASGDFFSGRSWELAELAALATGDAHGLDEGRLTGALVLRAVASAISEPHARSSASRRLLWERAGVSVDSVSGTVLVWKLEPPGTHPWSVMMRSRSALSLVTHLALQELRSVPDLPLTAAGARVYACENPQVLQAAARYNVPYPLVCVSGNPSVAGIALLQRLSAGGADIAYHGDFDWAGVSITNRLIEAGARPWRMSSDDYLQACGALSPENVTALTGAPTRAVWDADLQQVMQRQGIAIHEESQLPLLLADLRRE; this comes from the coding sequence ATGCCCTCTCCGCAGTTCCTGCTGCCGGATGCCACCCGCGCCTATCTGAGTCATCCGAGCCTGGAGATGCTGTGGGCAGCCGCACGGAAGCGGCTCGAAGGCAACCGGCTCTCTCCCACAGGTACCGTCCAGGTGTTACTCGACTCGGAAGGCGCAGAGAGGCTGCAAGGCATCCTGGGGCGACCTGTGGAACCGGGGATGCGCCGGGTGAGCCTGGCGGCCCTTGAGACCGCCTTGCGGTCGTCATCGGCCGCATGCGGACTTGTCAGCGCTGTTGCTGACCTCACTGGTCATCCACTTCGCGACCGTGCGGCGGCCAGTGCGGCGCACAGCGCGCAGTGGACCGCGATGTGGCAGAAGGCCGATGAGCAGCTCAGCAAGGAGGGGCTGGCGGACGAGCCGTGGATTGCTCTTTGGCTGCAGGGCATTCGCAACGCGGGAGTTCTGACGCGGGTCGGCGCTGAGGCCGCTGCACGCGCCATGGCGGGTTGCGTCAGGGCATTGTCTGTCTTACGGCCGAACCTCGATCCGGCCTCGGGAGACTTCTTCAGTGGAAGATCCTGGGAGCTGGCTGAACTCGCCGCACTCGCCACCGGTGACGCCCACGGTCTCGATGAGGGCCGGCTCACCGGTGCGCTGGTCCTGCGCGCGGTCGCGTCGGCGATTTCCGAGCCGCACGCCCGGTCAAGCGCGAGCCGACGGTTGTTGTGGGAACGGGCGGGCGTCAGCGTCGACAGTGTCTCCGGCACGGTCCTGGTCTGGAAGCTGGAGCCGCCAGGCACCCATCCGTGGTCTGTGATGATGCGGTCCCGCAGTGCGCTGTCCTTGGTCACGCATCTCGCCTTGCAGGAGTTGCGGTCCGTGCCCGATCTGCCGCTGACGGCCGCCGGGGCGAGGGTCTACGCGTGCGAGAACCCGCAGGTTCTTCAGGCCGCGGCGCGCTACAACGTGCCGTACCCGCTGGTGTGTGTCAGCGGGAATCCCTCGGTTGCCGGAATCGCCCTTCTTCAGCGGCTTAGCGCTGGCGGAGCCGACATCGCCTATCACGGCGACTTCGACTGGGCAGGCGTGTCCATCACGAACCGGTTGATCGAGGCTGGTGCGCGCCCATGGCGGATGAGCAGCGACGACTACCTGCAAGCCTGCGGCGCGTTGTCGCCGGAGAACGTGACAGCCCTGACGGGGGCCCCCACCAGGGCCGTTTGGGATGCCGACCTCCAGCAAGTCATGCAGAGGCAAGGCATCGCGATCCACGAAGAATCCCAACTCCCGCTGCTGCTGGCCGATCTCCGGCGGGAGTAG
- a CDS encoding IS5 family transposase (programmed frameshift), whose amino-acid sequence MGRGTWSWIVPDGLWEIAEPLVPPSRTRPQGGGTQDAPDETLFAAIIYVLVSGCAGRALPPCFGISKSTAHRRFLIWSRAGVWGRLHEEILHRLDDSGLLDLSRAVLDSAHVRAKKRGELTGPSPVDRGKTGSKMHVLSDANGLPLIVGVSAANTHDSQGIRSMVAGLQTKHDPHRGRYFKPARLHADKAYDIPELRKWLRGKRIGVRIARKGIESSERLGRRRWVIERTMSWLTGYHRLNHRYERHPRNYLAFLGLATAICCYKRLLRLTT is encoded by the exons ATGGGGCGGGGTACGTGGAGTTGGATTGTTCCGGACGGGCTGTGGGAGATCGCCGAGCCGTTGGTCCCACCATCGAGGACGCGTCCGCAGGGCGGGGGAACGCAGGACGCGCCTGATGAGACGCTGTTCGCCGCGATCATTTACGTGCTGGTCAGTGGTTGTGCCGGGCGTGCTCTGCCGCCATGCTTCGGCATATCGAAGTCGACGGCTCACCGCAGGTTCCTGATCTGGTCCCGGGCCGGAGTCTGGGGTCGGCTGCACGAGGAGATCCTGCACCGCCTCGACGACTCCGGCCTGCTCGATCTCTCCCGCGCGGTCCTCGACTCCGCCCACGTGAGGGCGAAAAAAAGGGGCGAACTCACAGGGCCGAGTCCCGTGGACCGGGGCAAGACGGGTTCCAAGATGCACGTCCTGTCGGACGCGAACGGCCTGCCCCTCATCGTCGGCGTCTCAGCCGCCAATACCCACGACAGCCAAGGCATCAGGTCCATGGTCGCGGGTCTCCAAACGAAACACGACCCCCACCGCGGCCGGTACTTCAAACCAGC GCGCCTCCACGCCGACAAGGCATACGACATACCTGAACTGCGGAAATGGCTCCGCGGCAAACGCATCGGCGTCCGCATCGCCCGCAAGGGAATCGAATCATCCGAGCGGCTCGGGCGACGCCGTTGGGTCATCGAACGGACCATGTCCTGGCTGACCGGCTACCACCGACTCAACCACCGATACGAACGCCACCCCCGCAACTACCTGGCCTTCCTCGGCCTCGCCACCGCCATCTGCTGCTACAAACGACTCCTCCGCCTCACCACATAG
- a CDS encoding SAM-dependent methyltransferase, with translation MPTRDNVHQIARRGSTDACLVYIDNDPVVLAHARMMLDEDRTLILNADLLDFTTILARSEQAGMLDSSSAPVAVLSTSVLHCIPDTRNPWRHVAELINQLPSGSILVLSHLADEDRVLNEEAPDLMRELTGQQWAKIRSFAEVARFFDGLEPIGGPIGDVAR, from the coding sequence TTGCCCACCCGGGACAACGTCCACCAGATCGCCCGCCGTGGGAGCACGGACGCCTGCCTCGTCTACATTGACAACGACCCCGTCGTCCTGGCCCACGCGCGCATGATGCTCGACGAGGACCGCACACTGATCCTCAACGCCGATCTACTGGACTTCACCACGATCCTGGCCCGCAGCGAGCAGGCCGGGATGCTGGACAGCAGCAGCGCACCTGTGGCGGTGCTGTCCACTTCCGTTCTGCACTGCATCCCCGACACGCGCAACCCCTGGCGGCACGTGGCAGAACTGATCAACCAGCTCCCCTCGGGCAGCATCCTGGTTCTGAGCCACCTGGCCGACGAGGACCGCGTATTAAACGAGGAAGCACCTGACCTCATGCGAGAGCTCACCGGACAGCAGTGGGCAAAGATCCGTTCCTTCGCCGAAGTAGCACGGTTCTTCGACGGCCTTGAGCCCATCGGCGGTCCGATCGGTGACGTTGCACGCTGA
- a CDS encoding helix-turn-helix domain containing protein: protein MPPSRRPASEPQLNEAAQLADQLQAAGFTKRDIARIIGRDPSLVSQFYTRHKGAAFVPALTHVLTAVQTAGITDTAELAALAAPHITRRTTASGTRARVRTKAVLITPAGTGTGRAGAQAIASGSTRLRTLIAEAARHRLRIAFTVRLAKTAFVHPSGSRTDSPGIRRDIVQRADHTEERSYGSSTTGGFDAADFARRTDQAAGDVTAAIHQWLVETGRIHSDTNILHLELRTWRPRP from the coding sequence ATGCCCCCCAGCCGCCGCCCCGCCTCCGAGCCGCAACTGAACGAGGCAGCCCAACTCGCCGACCAGCTCCAGGCCGCCGGCTTCACCAAGCGCGACATCGCCCGCATCATCGGCCGGGACCCCTCCCTGGTCTCCCAGTTCTACACACGCCACAAAGGCGCCGCCTTCGTCCCCGCCCTCACCCACGTCCTAACCGCCGTCCAGACAGCGGGAATCACCGACACCGCCGAACTGGCCGCCCTCGCCGCCCCGCACATCACCCGCCGCACCACCGCCTCCGGAACCCGCGCCCGGGTCCGGACCAAAGCGGTCCTCATCACGCCCGCCGGAACCGGTACCGGCCGCGCCGGAGCCCAGGCCATCGCCTCCGGTTCCACCCGCCTGCGCACCCTGATCGCCGAAGCCGCCCGGCACAGGCTCCGCATCGCCTTCACCGTCCGCCTGGCCAAGACCGCCTTCGTCCATCCCTCCGGCAGCCGCACCGACTCGCCCGGCATCCGCCGCGACATCGTCCAACGGGCAGACCACACCGAGGAACGCTCTTACGGCTCCTCCACCACCGGCGGCTTCGACGCGGCCGACTTCGCCCGCCGCACCGACCAGGCCGCAGGCGATGTCACCGCCGCCATCCACCAATGGCTCGTCGAAACCGGACGTATCCACTCCGACACGAACATCCTCCACCTTGAGCTCCGCACCTGGCGACCCCGCCCGTAG